In Alosa alosa isolate M-15738 ecotype Scorff River chromosome 23, AALO_Geno_1.1, whole genome shotgun sequence, a single window of DNA contains:
- the LOC125288375 gene encoding carboxypeptidase N subunit 2, with amino-acid sequence MRLLWVLPLLVEAHNKSFLHHCAIGCDCQEELKQANCARGILRHLPSPLPPLTEHLDLSQNQLSHIPWRAFQTTRRLKTLLLNDNNISSVADGAFSPLESLLRLDLSRNRITALSTGFTLGMGSLRELLLAENRLTTLFSHSFQHLDGLLRLNLSHNAIVLVQVRAFGCMSTLRQLDLGGNRLRALGSGVFTMLKSLEVLRLQGNNISQIDIGVFTPLTSLALLNLACNQLWRIHYKTFLSLHTYSTHILLEDNPWHCDCDLQRVFRKLGSVRRLLLDDYSNLSCAEPPELHGYRLMEVDTELCIAETVTVLIITVTVVITVVAAIVMAERKRKSRKKEKHWTDGASEMSYDS; translated from the coding sequence ATGCGACTCCTGTGGGTTCTCCCACTGTTGGTGGAGGCCCATAACAAGTCATTTCTGCACCACTGCGCCATCGGCTGCGACTGCCAGGAAGAGCTCAAGCAGGCCAACTGCGCCAGGGGCATCCTCCGACACCTGCCTAGCCCGTTGCCCCCTCTCACTGAGCACCTGGACCTCTCCCAGAACCAGCTGAGCCACATCCCCTGGCGGGCCTTCCAGACCACGCGGCGCCTCAAGACGCTGCTCCTGAACGACAACAACATCAGCAGCGTGGCCGACGGCGCCTTCTCGCCGCTCGAGAGCCTGCTGAGGCTGGACCTGAGCCGCAACCGCATCACCGCGCTGAGCACCGGCTTCACGCTGGGCATGGGGTCCTTGCGCGAGCTGCTCCTGGCCGAGAACCGGCTGACCACCCTCTTCAGCCACAGCTTCCAGCACCTGGACGGCCTGCTGCGCCTCAACCTGAGCCACAACGCCATCGTCCTGGTGCAGGTGCGTGCATTCGGCTGCATGAGCACGCTGCGGCAGCTGGACCTTGGGGGCAACCGACTCCGGGCGCTCGGCAGCGGCGTCTTCACCATGCTCAAGTCCCTGGAGGTGCTGCGCCTCCAAGGCAACAACATCAGCCAAATCGACATCGGCGTGTTCACGCCCCTAACCAGTCTGGCATTACTTAACCTGGCCTGTAACCAGCTATGGCGCATCCACTACAAGACCTTCCTGAGCTTGCACACCTACAGCACGCACATCCTGCTGGAGGACAACCCCTGGCACTGCGACTGCGACCTTCAGAGAGTGTTCCGGAAGCTGGGCAGCGTCCGCCGGCTCTTGCTGGATGACTACTCCAACCTGAGTTGCGCTGAGCCCCCCGAGCTACACGGATACCGGCTGATGGAGGTCGACACCGAGCTCTGTATCGCTGAGACTGTCACGGTCCTCATCATCACTGTTACCGTGGTGATCACCGTGGTGGCGGCTATCGTCatggcagagaggaagaggaagagccgGAAAAAGGAGAAACACTGGACGGATGGGGCTAGCGAGATGTCCTATGACTCTTAG
- the LOC125288378 gene encoding inositol polyphosphate 1-phosphatase-like: MSELMVALVQASEKAANIARSCRQDETLFSLLIEEKKSDKNKKFSADFKTLADVLVQEVIKHDIGKRFPGLENNIFGEETNEFMNGLGERIQVMLCERDADTARLLSKVLDGNMQAAEALASAAHQDVIIPDLQTGSVHIPIHNLGVWVDPIDSTLQYIKGISNSVPEGSIYSRGLQCVTVLIGAYDLQTGEPLMGVINQPFAEMDDSKRWQGRFFWGISAGPLSVNSLSSTPLTRGDSTHPLPTPNPVADPSLGVRGSKLSTVLSTREVKRVKALFQDCCEGGVYYASGAGYKALCVILGLVDVYVFTEDSTYKWDSCGPHALLRSMGGGMADLKDCLRHSPAGGAEERPELQYNTPIAEASGTEKWANRDGLVAYRSKADLEAVLQLLTTVEL; encoded by the exons ATGTCCGAGTTGATGGTGGCTCTGGTACAGGCCTCAGAGAAGGCAGCCAACATCGCCCGGTCCTGCCGCCAGGATGAAACTCTTTTCAGTCTGCTcatagaggagaagaagagtgaCAAGAACAAAAAGTTTTCAGCCGACTTCAAAACTCTCGCTGACGTGCTTGTCCAAGAAGTCATTAAACATGACATAGGAAAACGG TTTCCAGGTCTTGAAAACAACATATTTGGTGAAGAAACAAATGAATTCATGAATGGACTGG GCGAGCGGATCCAGGTGATGTTGTGCGAGCGAGACGCCGACACCGCCAGGCTCCTCAGTAAGGTTCTGGATGGGAACATGCAGGCGGCCGAAGCCCTGGCGTCCGCCGCCCACCAGGACGTTATCATTCCCGACCTGCAAACTGGCTCTGTCCACATCCCCATCCACAACCTGGGCGTGTGGGTAGATCCCATAG ACTCCACACTCCAGTATATCAAAGGCATTAGCAATTCAGTCCCAGAAGGCAGTATCTACAGCCGAGGGCTACAGTGTGTGACCGTTCTCATTGGTGCTTACGACTTGCAGACCGGAGAGCCACTGATGGGGGTCATCAACCAGCCATTTGCAGAGATGGACGACAGCAAAAG GTGGCAGGGCCGATTCTTCTGGGGAATCTCTGCAGGCCCCCTGAGTGTGAACTCCCTCTCGTCCACGCCACTCACCAGGGGGGACTCCACGCATCCACTCCCAACCCCAAACCCTGTGGCGGACCCCAGCCTAGGGGTGCGGGGGTCCAAGCTGTCCACCGTGCTGAGCACGCGCGAGGTGAAGCGCGTCAAGGCCCTGTTCCAGGACTGCTGCGAGGGCGGCGTGTACTACGCGTCCGGCGCCGGCTACAAGGCGCTCTGCGTCATCTTGGGCCTGGTGGATGTGTACGTCTTCACCGAGGACTCCACCTACAAGTGGGACAGCTGCGGCCCTCACGCCCTGCTGCGCTCCATGGGCGGGGGCATGGCCGACCTGAAGGATTGCCTCCGGCATAGCCCAGCAGGGGGTGCCGAGGAGAGGCCCGAGCTGCAGTACAACACCCCCATCGCCGAGGCCTCGGGCACGGAGAAGTGGGCCAACCGAGACGGCCTGGTGGCCTACAGGTCAAAGGCCGACCTGGAAGCCGTTCTCCAGCTGCTCACCACTGTTGAGTTGTAG